One genomic segment of Paenibacillus durus includes these proteins:
- a CDS encoding ABC transporter permease, which produces MHNIITIAWNLIKRMIGRRRGVIAYILMPGVIVSVIIWMTGGTVDHKTNVLYTNLDGGPAGAHIIAELEKTGDYTLIEKKDAGGLRTGVLNEEGGAGLEIPAGYSASLLTGQLPQIHIYELKTSAASIALKMKAEEIGGRLREVASAVGAAGNGASAGTADAREAQLSTVLQQAEQHLVGSQKTDYNLYPRESLSVVTGFMLMFLMAMVTSSVSFIMDDRKQRTMMRMFSAPVRSYEIALGNFLGSFTVGVLQVAAVLLVGRYVLNYNYELPMYLYFLILVAFMLVCMGLASTVAGFIRNPNNAGMLNALILTPTCMLGGCFWPISIMPEYMQKAANFVPQKWAIQAADLAATGSGWSELWLPFAVLGLMAAILLAIGSAILRPSESAV; this is translated from the coding sequence ATGCATAACATTATTACCATTGCCTGGAATCTGATCAAACGGATGATTGGCAGACGCCGGGGCGTGATCGCCTATATTCTCATGCCTGGCGTCATTGTTTCCGTCATCATATGGATGACCGGCGGCACCGTGGATCATAAGACGAACGTGCTGTACACGAATCTGGACGGCGGCCCCGCCGGAGCGCATATCATTGCCGAACTGGAGAAGACAGGCGATTATACCTTGATTGAAAAAAAAGACGCGGGCGGGCTGCGCACCGGAGTTCTTAACGAAGAAGGCGGTGCGGGACTGGAAATTCCGGCAGGCTATTCAGCCTCGCTGCTCACCGGTCAGTTGCCGCAAATCCATATCTATGAGTTAAAGACGTCCGCAGCGTCAATCGCGCTCAAAATGAAGGCCGAGGAAATCGGGGGAAGGCTGCGCGAAGTGGCGTCGGCGGTGGGAGCGGCGGGTAACGGAGCATCCGCCGGAACGGCTGACGCGCGTGAAGCTCAGTTGTCCACTGTCCTGCAGCAGGCGGAGCAGCATCTTGTGGGCAGCCAGAAGACCGACTATAATCTATATCCCCGCGAAAGTCTGAGTGTCGTTACCGGATTTATGCTCATGTTCCTTATGGCTATGGTTACAAGCTCCGTCTCGTTCATTATGGATGACCGCAAGCAGAGGACAATGATGCGGATGTTCAGCGCGCCGGTTCGTTCTTATGAAATTGCCCTTGGCAATTTTCTGGGCAGCTTTACGGTGGGCGTGCTACAGGTCGCCGCCGTGCTTCTGGTAGGCCGCTATGTGCTGAACTACAACTATGAGCTTCCGATGTATCTATATTTTCTCATCCTGGTGGCGTTCATGTTGGTGTGCATGGGTCTGGCCAGTACGGTGGCCGGATTCATCCGCAATCCGAACAATGCGGGCATGCTGAACGCGCTCATTCTGACCCCGACCTGCATGCTGGGAGGATGTTTCTGGCCCATCTCGATCATGCCGGAATATATGCAGAAGGCTGCGAACTTCGTCCCGCAAAAATGGGCGATTCAGGCCGCAGACCTCGCTGCCACCGGCAGCGGCTGGAGCGAGCTATGGCTGCCCTTTGCGGTGCTGGGCCTGATGGCGGCCATTCTGCTGGCCATCGGTTCCGCCATTCTGCGGCCGAGTGAGTCGGCTGTATAG
- a CDS encoding efflux RND transporter permease subunit — MTWLTKWSFGNKAATGLLIVMALIVGVMSYTSLPMEFLPEADSPQVTVTALGPGQDTHAMEEQVTKPIENALAMVKGKTEMTSTSGNGYTKVDINFDSKTNMKDAAQEVQKAVDALQFPQGVMRPFVLQLNTSMIPVASTTLSFDEGITEQNLKMAETEIIPKLQKIEGVANVAFYGKTAPQVTVKLDPRLMAEKKVSVPQITGLLQGRNVSASVGEQTIGGQTGSVNVVSSIDSVDTLKRLPVSPGVTLQDIASVQVKSDQESVSRSNGKDVLFMVVTKEANANAVDVGNKVKDAIANINSTVKGAEAEIVFSTSDMVVDSVNSMMREVLLGALFATIVILIFLRNVRATLVTAVSIPLSLAVTLYLLDISGITLNVITLGGVAVAVGRLVDDSIVVIENIYRRLQKEPFSIDMMISATKEVARAITSSTIVTVAVFLPIGLLRGSMQAFLLPFALTVTYSLLTSLVVALTVVPLLSSVLLRNTSMKEHEPSKRFQRFLKWNLNHKWVPLLLGLIILVASITAYMSMPKGALDASDASSVAIELKYPNDTPVAEVLEQGKRLEQEIMKQPQAKTVIMQSGNSTDAAKWGNLSSPTVVNYTVVMKENADAQAFIDKIRGLQSSYAGASLAANEGAMMGPSSTNEYIDITGDDLSKITAAADQVMDKVKTIDGIQKISSNMEDTKPVFAFKVNPAQANAQEISMQLAGMLNPMPLGQMELNGSSAAVVLSPLAEPKSQADLQGITLMTSTGPKQLSQLAKLEVHNEPAMLYRKDGKPYARITAEVDPKKVSEIGASIKKKTGSIKLPEGVTLVSGGASADQAGDFKDLGMTALISIGLIYLIMVITFKTLRAPLAIIFSLPLAAIGAVIGLLVSGVTPDFTAIFGALMLIGIVVTNAIVLIDRVKHNEEHMSIREALLEAAGTRMRPILMTAIATICAMLPLLFGHPEQGSIVSQSLAIVVVGGLTAATVLTLVIVPAIYELFYFRKSAKQRKKALKQAA; from the coding sequence ATGACATGGTTGACAAAATGGTCGTTTGGCAACAAGGCGGCCACAGGGCTGCTGATTGTGATGGCGCTCATAGTGGGAGTGATGAGCTATACCTCACTGCCGATGGAGTTCTTGCCGGAGGCGGATAGTCCGCAGGTGACAGTAACGGCACTTGGTCCTGGCCAGGATACGCATGCGATGGAGGAGCAGGTGACCAAACCTATCGAGAATGCTCTGGCAATGGTCAAAGGCAAGACGGAGATGACGTCCACCTCGGGAAACGGCTACACCAAAGTGGACATTAATTTTGACTCCAAGACGAATATGAAGGATGCCGCGCAGGAGGTGCAGAAGGCGGTCGATGCGCTGCAGTTTCCTCAGGGAGTAATGCGGCCGTTCGTTCTTCAGTTAAATACCTCCATGATTCCGGTAGCCTCGACTACTCTTTCATTCGATGAAGGAATAACTGAACAGAACTTGAAGATGGCGGAGACGGAGATTATTCCCAAGCTGCAAAAGATCGAGGGGGTTGCGAACGTCGCGTTCTACGGCAAAACTGCGCCGCAGGTAACGGTCAAACTTGACCCGCGGCTTATGGCGGAAAAGAAAGTATCCGTCCCGCAAATTACCGGTCTGCTTCAAGGCCGGAACGTATCGGCTTCCGTCGGGGAGCAGACGATCGGCGGCCAGACGGGCAGCGTTAATGTCGTTTCTTCCATTGACAGTGTCGATACCTTGAAACGCCTGCCTGTTTCGCCCGGAGTGACTCTTCAGGATATCGCATCGGTTCAGGTGAAAAGTGATCAGGAAAGCGTCAGCCGCTCGAACGGTAAGGATGTGCTGTTCATGGTGGTGACGAAGGAAGCCAATGCCAACGCGGTCGATGTCGGGAATAAAGTCAAGGATGCAATAGCGAACATTAATTCGACCGTAAAAGGCGCGGAAGCCGAGATAGTATTCAGCACCTCGGATATGGTCGTTGATTCCGTAAACAGCATGATGCGTGAAGTGCTGCTCGGCGCTCTGTTTGCGACCATTGTCATTTTGATATTCCTGCGCAATGTGCGGGCAACGCTCGTGACAGCCGTTTCCATTCCACTGTCGCTGGCCGTTACCTTATATCTGCTCGATATTTCAGGAATCACGCTGAACGTTATCACACTCGGCGGGGTAGCCGTTGCGGTCGGCCGTCTGGTTGACGACAGTATCGTGGTTATCGAGAACATTTACCGCAGACTGCAAAAGGAGCCCTTCTCCATTGACATGATGATCAGCGCGACGAAGGAGGTTGCCCGGGCGATAACGTCCTCGACGATTGTCACTGTCGCCGTCTTCCTGCCGATAGGTCTGCTGCGCGGCAGTATGCAGGCGTTCCTGCTGCCTTTTGCGTTGACCGTTACTTACTCGCTGTTGACGTCGCTGGTGGTCGCGTTGACTGTCGTTCCGCTGCTGAGCTCTGTGCTGCTGCGGAACACATCCATGAAAGAGCATGAGCCGTCCAAGCGGTTCCAGCGGTTTCTTAAGTGGAACCTGAACCATAAATGGGTGCCACTGTTGCTGGGACTGATCATTCTGGTAGCTTCAATCACCGCGTATATGAGCATGCCCAAAGGGGCGCTGGATGCTTCGGATGCGAGCAGTGTCGCGATAGAGCTGAAATACCCGAATGATACGCCGGTCGCGGAGGTTCTTGAGCAGGGGAAACGGCTGGAACAGGAAATTATGAAACAGCCTCAAGCGAAGACGGTAATCATGCAGTCCGGGAACAGTACCGATGCCGCTAAATGGGGCAATCTATCCTCGCCTACCGTGGTCAACTACACAGTAGTAATGAAGGAAAATGCCGACGCCCAAGCATTTATCGATAAAATCCGGGGTCTGCAAAGCAGCTATGCCGGAGCAAGCCTGGCGGCCAACGAAGGCGCCATGATGGGTCCGAGTTCGACCAATGAGTACATTGATATTACCGGAGATGACCTGTCCAAGATTACCGCTGCGGCGGATCAGGTTATGGACAAGGTGAAGACGATTGACGGCATCCAGAAAATATCCAGCAACATGGAGGATACGAAGCCGGTCTTTGCCTTCAAAGTGAACCCGGCGCAGGCCAATGCGCAGGAAATATCGATGCAGTTGGCCGGTATGCTGAATCCGATGCCGCTGGGTCAGATGGAGCTGAACGGTTCTTCGGCTGCGGTCGTATTATCTCCACTCGCTGAGCCTAAATCGCAAGCGGACCTGCAGGGCATCACGCTGATGACTTCCACGGGGCCTAAGCAGCTGTCGCAGCTGGCGAAGCTGGAGGTTCATAACGAACCGGCCATGCTGTACCGCAAGGATGGCAAACCTTATGCGCGTATTACTGCCGAAGTCGATCCGAAGAAAGTTTCCGAAATCGGGGCCTCGATCAAAAAAAAAACCGGCAGCATCAAGCTGCCTGAAGGTGTAACCCTCGTATCAGGCGGCGCATCCGCCGACCAGGCAGGTGATTTCAAGGATCTCGGAATGACGGCGCTCATTTCCATCGGTCTTATCTATCTGATCATGGTGATCACGTTCAAGACGCTTCGCGCACCGCTGGCGATTATTTTCTCGCTGCCGCTGGCAGCCATTGGAGCCGTTATCGGTCTGCTGGTATCAGGTGTGACCCCCGACTTCACCGCTATATTTGGAGCGCTGATGCTGATCGGAATTGTAGTTACGAACGCCATTGTGCTGATTGACCGCGTCAAGCATAACGAGGAGCATATGAGCATTCGCGAAGCGCTGCTCGAAGCGGCGGGAACGCGGATGCGGCCAATACTGATGACCGCCATTGCGACCATCTGTGCAATGCTGCCGCTGCTGTTCGGTCATCCCGAGCAGGGCAGTATCGTCTCGCAAAGCCTGGCGATTGTCGTTGTCGGCGGCTTGACCGCCGCCACGGTGCTGACGCTGGTTATAGTGCCGGCCATTTACGAGCTGTTCTACTTCCGCAAGTCGGCGAAGCAGCGCAAAAAAGCATTGAAACAAGCGGCGTAA
- a CDS encoding ABC transporter permease — MANIWTIAAYELRRLLRSRSMLINLFLLPILLIFLLGSALSGVMDGGKDQTIDSFRVGIVDAAANPSERSQLIGNFLKAPEVAEIITPETADSREAAVSGVRSGEYGYAVIVPAGFDKDIMSGKEARLEYILGKNRTDNMVAATVFDNFLSGINYRQAAAMMLGPQAIPAMTEPGEGGPAVVLGKLNEGAPAYTASQYYAAAMLLMFLLLCGQMVITSLYSEKDNHTLFRIGSMPVKGGELFMGKMLGIGIVSVLQCASIIVATHFLFGVYWGNRPGLLALVCLLMIFASLTLSVVICMFVRTAALARSVSTGLTVVMTFISGGMAPLPDSWLNTGGAFSINHWGLRSILRMMLESPLSQISGSIVMLSLIGFVLTGLAFFSYRKVGYHA, encoded by the coding sequence ATGGCAAATATTTGGACCATTGCGGCTTATGAGTTGCGGCGCCTGCTTCGTTCCCGCTCGATGCTGATCAACCTGTTTCTGCTGCCGATTTTGCTGATTTTCTTGCTTGGCTCGGCGCTTTCCGGCGTTATGGATGGAGGTAAGGACCAGACGATCGATTCTTTCCGGGTGGGCATTGTCGATGCGGCAGCGAACCCCTCCGAACGCTCGCAGCTGATCGGGAACTTCCTGAAAGCGCCAGAGGTCGCGGAGATTATTACACCGGAAACCGCAGACAGCCGGGAAGCGGCGGTAAGCGGCGTGCGTTCAGGAGAATACGGCTATGCCGTCATTGTTCCAGCGGGATTCGACAAGGATATCATGAGCGGGAAGGAAGCGCGGCTTGAATATATTCTCGGCAAAAACCGGACGGACAATATGGTCGCAGCGACTGTGTTCGACAATTTCCTGAGCGGCATCAATTACAGGCAGGCTGCCGCCATGATGCTTGGACCGCAGGCGATTCCCGCGATGACGGAGCCCGGGGAAGGCGGTCCGGCCGTGGTGCTCGGCAAGCTGAATGAAGGAGCCCCGGCGTACACCGCTTCCCAGTATTACGCGGCTGCGATGCTTCTGATGTTCCTGCTTCTGTGCGGACAAATGGTAATCACCAGCCTATACAGCGAAAAGGATAACCATACGTTGTTCCGGATCGGCTCCATGCCGGTGAAGGGCGGGGAACTCTTTATGGGAAAAATGCTTGGCATCGGAATCGTATCCGTCCTGCAGTGCGCCTCTATTATTGTGGCCACGCACTTTCTGTTCGGTGTGTACTGGGGCAACCGCCCGGGGCTGCTGGCGCTGGTGTGTCTGCTGATGATTTTCGCTTCGCTTACCTTGTCGGTCGTCATATGCATGTTCGTCCGTACTGCGGCGCTGGCACGCTCCGTTTCAACAGGGCTTACAGTAGTGATGACGTTTATTAGCGGAGGGATGGCCCCGCTGCCCGATTCCTGGTTGAACACGGGCGGCGCGTTTTCCATCAATCATTGGGGGCTGCGGAGTATTCTGCGGATGATGCTGGAGTCGCCGCTTTCGCAGATTTCGGGCAGTATCGTGATGCTCTCGCTGATCGGTTTTGTGCTGACGGGCCTCGCATTTTTCTCATACCGAAAGGTGGGTTATCATGCATAA
- a CDS encoding ABC transporter ATP-binding protein, protein MALAQLTDVVKRYDSKLTVDHVNLSIREGEIFGLLGPNGAGKSTTISMLCGLLKMDGGSIVIDGISVAKQPLEAKKRIGLVPQDLALYEDLTAWENASFFGKLYGLRGELLKERVQEALEFTGLADRAKEKPSTFSGGMKRRLNIACAIMHRPKLIIMDEPTVGIDPQSRNHILESVKALNKLGSAVIYTSHYMEEVEALCDRVAIMDKGHIIACGTEKELRERVAHEEKIVIKAGSITSELILELKQHPRVTRVEAEGETVELYLPSSQSELQDILFIFAKHGGVIQALQIEEPDLETLFLSLTGRTLRD, encoded by the coding sequence ATGGCGCTTGCGCAGCTAACTGATGTGGTAAAAAGATATGACAGCAAATTGACGGTAGATCATGTGAATTTGAGCATACGGGAGGGTGAGATTTTCGGTCTGCTTGGTCCAAACGGTGCGGGCAAAAGTACGACGATCAGCATGCTCTGCGGCCTGCTGAAGATGGACGGGGGAAGCATAGTCATTGATGGCATTTCCGTAGCGAAGCAGCCGCTTGAGGCCAAAAAAAGAATCGGGCTCGTCCCCCAGGACCTGGCGCTGTACGAAGATCTGACTGCCTGGGAAAACGCATCCTTTTTTGGAAAACTGTATGGCCTGCGCGGCGAACTGTTGAAGGAGCGGGTACAGGAGGCGCTGGAGTTTACCGGACTCGCCGACCGTGCGAAGGAGAAGCCGTCCACTTTTTCAGGAGGGATGAAACGGCGGCTGAACATTGCCTGCGCCATTATGCACCGGCCCAAGCTCATTATTATGGATGAACCTACGGTGGGAATCGACCCGCAATCCCGTAACCATATCCTTGAATCGGTCAAAGCGCTCAATAAGCTGGGTTCCGCCGTCATCTATACGAGCCACTACATGGAAGAGGTTGAAGCCCTTTGCGACAGGGTGGCGATTATGGATAAGGGGCATATCATTGCTTGCGGGACGGAAAAAGAACTGCGGGAACGGGTCGCCCACGAAGAGAAGATCGTCATCAAAGCCGGCAGTATCACATCTGAACTGATTCTGGAACTTAAGCAGCATCCCCGGGTAACCCGGGTGGAAGCGGAAGGCGAGACGGTGGAACTGTATCTGCCGTCGTCCCAAAGCGAGCTGCAGGACATTCTGTTTATTTTCGCCAAGCATGGGGGCGTCATTCAGGCGCTGCAAATCGAAGAACCGGATCTGGAGACATTATTCTTAAGCCTGACCGGACGGACTTTACGGGATTAG